In a genomic window of Stakelama saccharophila:
- a CDS encoding CC0125/CC1285 family lipoprotein: MFNRRPFRFRKALIGTALAGALLVTGCTSPTPYRPATGYGANATGYTDQRIEPDRYMVSFQGNSATARETVERYLLYRAAQLTLEQGYDYFVLAHRDTDKQTRTYATGDPFGGPFGYGGWNPYWRYYSPYYGWGGWGPYGDPFWGGRDIDVRTIDKYQAMAEIVLGRGEKPKDNVRAFDARAVIDNLGPTVRPPERG, encoded by the coding sequence ATGTTCAATCGCCGACCTTTTCGTTTTCGCAAGGCGCTGATCGGGACCGCGCTTGCCGGCGCGTTGCTGGTCACCGGCTGCACCTCGCCGACGCCTTATCGGCCTGCGACCGGCTACGGTGCCAATGCGACCGGCTATACCGACCAGCGGATCGAGCCCGACCGCTATATGGTCAGTTTCCAGGGCAACAGTGCCACCGCACGTGAGACGGTGGAACGCTATCTGCTCTATCGCGCGGCGCAGCTCACCCTGGAACAGGGCTATGACTATTTCGTGCTCGCCCACCGCGACACCGACAAGCAGACCCGGACCTATGCCACCGGCGATCCGTTCGGCGGACCGTTCGGATATGGTGGCTGGAACCCCTATTGGCGGTATTATTCGCCCTATTACGGCTGGGGCGGCTGGGGTCCCTATGGCGACCCGTTCTGGGGCGGCCGCGACATCGACGTCCGCACCATCGACAAGTACCAGGCGATGGCGGAAATCGTTCTCGGCCGGGGCGAAAAGCCCAAGGACAATGTCCGGGCCTTCGACGCCCGCGCCGTGATCGACAATCTCGGCCCGACGGTGCGGCCGCCCGAGCGCGGCTGA